From the genome of Apus apus isolate bApuApu2 chromosome 19, bApuApu2.pri.cur, whole genome shotgun sequence, one region includes:
- the SWI5 gene encoding DNA repair protein SWI5 homolog, translating into MSAPRPGHVSRAANGGAPECGNGSVWLPGPARGTRPSRRAELRAGGPCAGRAGQGAGSGVTRRPLGHRSPDSSFSTKKSQPRTGHRGPGGRNWDNDALSHLNAACSFTRGTCSPRGRPGPGGAERTAPRVPRHRDYNSRRAPRRHRDYNSQRAPRRHRDYSSRRAPRRQPAPAGREAAALAEGSPPRGARTPARTPARSPPRRLPAPPRPPSKRTPRGSCRGGIAGFKSPIPSPRSCQPDGTQEEALQCEIKELRQKDLALDQEIAQLLSDGYSLEELEKHISLLHEYNDIKDAGQMLLGQLAVIRGVTTKQLYPEYDLELSD; encoded by the exons ATgtccgccccgcgccccggccaCGTCAGCCGCGCTGCGAAcggcggag CTCCCGAGTGTGGCAACGGCAGCGTTTGGCTCCCGGGGCCGGCCCGGGGGACCCGCCCCAGCCGCCGGGCCGAGCTGCGGGCGGGAGGCCCCTGCGCCGGGCGTGCGGGGCAGGGTGCGGGCAGCGGGGTGACCCGCCGGCCCCTCGGCCACCGCTCCCCCGACAGCTCCTTCtccacaaaaaaatcacaacccA GAACTGGGCACCGTGGCCCCGGCGGCAGGAACTGGGATAACGATGCCCTGTCCCACCTAAACGCCGCCTGCAGCTTCACGCGGGGAACTTGTTCTCCACGCGGACGGCCGGGCCCCGGCGGGGCAGAACGAACCGCCCCGCGTGTCCCGCGGCACAGGGACTACAACTCCCGGCGTGCCCCGCGGCGGCACAGGGACTACAACTCCCAGCGTGCCCCGCGGCGGCACAGGGACTACAGCTCCCGGCGTGCCCCGCGGCGTCAGCCCGCGCCGGCCGGGCGGGAGGcggcagccctggctgaggggAGCCCGCCGCGCGGGGCCCGCACCCCTGCCCGCACCCCTgcccgcagcccgccccgccgcctgcccgccccgccgcggcctcCATCGAAGAG GACCCCCAGGGGCAGCTGCCGCGGCGGCATCGCCGGGTTCAAGTCACCG ATCCCATCCCCAAGGTCCTGCCAGCCTGATGGCACCCAGGAAGAAGCCCTGCAGTGTGAAATCAAAGAGCTGAGACAGAAAGACCTTGCTCTGGACCAGGAAATTGCACAGTTGTTGTCTGA TGGCTACAGCCTGGAAGAATTGGAGAAGCACATCTCTCTCCTCCATGAATATAATGATATTAAAGATGCTGGACAGATGCTGCTGGGCCAGCTGG CTGTTATCCGAGGGGTCACTACAAAGCAGCTCTACCCTGAGTATGATCTGGAGCTCAGTGACTAG
- the TRUB2 gene encoding pseudouridylate synthase TRUB2, mitochondrial — protein sequence MAAVPGGLFAVYKPAGLAWGRVRDAVETRLLRDLNAAPGRAPRQHVRFLPAPGGGLGLVAAMVPVLADHPLVRGPRFRQLKIGAGHRLDVKASGVFVLGIGHGNKLLTDLYNCHLTKVYTVGGLFGKATDDFSDTGKLIEKTTFDHITREKLERILAVIQGTNHKALLMYSNIDMKSQEAYELAVKGLIRPMGKSPPIITAIRCLQFTPPEFQLEIHCLHETQQYLRKIVHEIGLELKSSAVCTRVRRIRDGVFTLEDALLRTQWDLQSVRKAIQNCQLKVKTELEKTLGQQDRSLLQELEAEMAGS from the exons ATGGCGGCGGTACCGGGCGGGCTCTTCGCCGTCTACAAACCGGCGGGGCTGGCGTGGGGCCGCGTCCGGGACGCGGTGGAGACGCGGCTGCTGCGGG ACCTGAACGCGGCGCCGGGACGCGCCCCGCGGCAGCACGTCCGCTTCCTGCCGGCCCCGGGCGGGGGGCTCGGGCTGGTGGCCGCCATGGTGCCGGTGCTGGCCGACCACCCCCTCG TGCGAGGCCCGCGGTTCCGGCAGCTGAAGATCGGAGCGGGGCACCGGCTGGACGTGAAGGCCTCGGGAGTCTTCG ttcttGGCATAGGCCATGGGAACAAGCTGCTTACTGACCTGTACAACTGCCACCTGACCAAG GTTTACACCGTTGGTGGGCTGTTTGGTAAAGCCACTGATGACTTCTCAGACACAGGGAAGCTAATAGAAAAGACAACATTTG ATCATATCACAAGGGAGAAGCTGGAAAGGATTCTTGCTGTCATTCAAGGAACAAATCACAAGGCCCTGCTGAT gtatTCTAACATTGATATGAAATCACAGGAGGCTTATGAACTGGCTGTCAAAGGGTTGATTCGTCCCATGGGAAAAAGCCCTCCAATAATCACAGCCATCCGATGCCTCCAGTTCACACCTCCAGAATTCCAACTAG AAATCCATTGCTTGCACGAGACTCAGCAGTACCTCCGAAAAATAGTCCATGAGATTGGTCTGGAGCTGAAATCCTCTGCCGTGTGCACACGGGTGCGGAGAATCCGCGACGGTGTCTTCACCTTGGAGGATGCTCTGCTGAGAACCCAGTGGGACCTGCAGAGTGTCCGGAAGGCAATTCAGAACTGCCAGCTCAAAGTGAAAACAGAGTTGGAGAAAACGCTGGGCCAGCAGGATAGAAGTCTTCTTCAGGAGCTGGAGGCTGAGATGGCAGGCAGCTGA